The stretch of DNA CCTCGGTGAGCAGCGCGACGGCCACGATCCGCACGATGCCCAGGACGGTTGCCACGAGCCAGATCGTCTGGAACCCGAGGCCGAAGTCGAGCAGGGTGCCGTAGAACGGCCCGTCGAGCGACTGGCTCAACTGCCCGCCGGTGTTGATGATGGCCACTGCCGTGCCGGCCCCGACCGCCGCGAACCGCTCGCCGGCGTAGACGATCTGCATCGGGATGGTGGCGGCCATCCCCGCGCTGACCAGCATGCCGGCCAGGATCACCAGCCAGGCGTCGTGGGTCAGGAGCAGCAGCAGGAACCCGGCCATCCCCAGCAGGCTGCCGGCCATCATCACCCGCAGGCGCGATCCCCAGCGGTCCGCCAGCACCCCGAAGATCGGTGAGAAGACCATCAGGCCGGCCGAGATCGCTGCGCCGGCCATGCCGGCCTCGGCCACCCCGAACCCGAACTCGCGGCGGAGGTACGTCGGCGTCCAGGACATCACCGCCGTCTGCGCCAGCATCCCGATGAACGCGAAGCCCATGAACAGCAGCCAGAAGTCGCGGTTACGGATCAGCGCACGGACGCTGCCAGTCGCCTTCTTCGCCTCCACCTCGGCGTCGGGCACGAACAGGGTCAGTCCGAACAGCAGCACGATGGCGATGGTCGGGTAGACGGCGTAGGCGCCGGTCAGGCCGAGCGCCAGGTAGAACGGCGGCATCAGAAGGATCGACAGGACGATGCCCGCGCCGATGCCGCTCTGGGCCAGCCCCATCGCCTTGCCTCGGTCCGCACGCCCGAACGCGTTGAACAGGTAGGAGAGCGACGGCACGTAGAGCAGGCCGCCGGCGACGCCCATCAGCGCCCGCCCGGCAACTCCGAGCGGGTAGCTGTTGGCAACGGCGAAGATGCCCGAGCCGAGCGCCATCGTCAGCAGGCCGGCTCGGATCAGCTTGACGTTGCCGAGGCGGTCGGCGGCGATCCCTGCCACCAGCTGGGCGAAGGCGTAGGCCAGCGTGTACGCCCCGATGGCCGCGCCGACGCCGGCGTAGTCGACGCCGTACCGGAGGCGGAACTCCTCGATCAGGGGGATCGGGGACATCCGCGAGCCGTTGTGCAGCCCGAGCGCCGCGCACAGCACCAGGACGCCGAGCCAGCCGAACTTCTTCACGCCGTTGCTCCCGCTCGGCGCTGCGCCGAGACTCGCGGCCTGCACGCAGCCGGCCTCCCAGCCCGCGCCGCGCTCCGCCCGCCGATTCTACCCCGGCCCGGCTGGGAGCGCGGCGTGTCTCTCCCGCATGCGGGTGGGGGTCTGCCCCAGAGGCTACTGGTGGGCTACAACCTCCCTCGGATGTTTCCAATGGAGGACGCCACCCCATGCCCAAGCGCATCAGTCGGGCTATTGAGCTGCTCGAACAAGATCAGCCGATCTACTACATGGGTCCGCACAGCGGTCATGTGCTGACTCGCGAGCAGGGCCGCATCGACGCGAAGACCTGGGCCGACTACATCAACGTCGGGATGGAGCACGGCTCGTTCGACATGGCCGGGCTGGCCGAGTACATGGCGGGCCTCGTCGAGGGCGGCCCCACCAACTCCGGCCACCGCACGCCGACGGTCATCGTCGAGGCCCCTGTCAACGGCATCAACGAGGAGTACGTCCTCTACAACGCCTGGCAGTTCCGCCAGATCCTGGCGCGCGGCGTCCACGGCATCCTGCTCTGCCAGGCCGAGACGGCGGGGGCGGTGCGGGCGTTCGTGGAGTCCTGCCGCTTCCCGCAGGGGCTGCTTGGGACCGATCCATCGTTCGCCTCGCCGTTCGACCGGCTGGCCGGCGCGGCCCGCGGCGCGGCCGGCTCGAAGGAAGGCCGCCCGCTGCTCGGGCTGGGCACGCGCGGACGCGGCTCGGAGAACACCTGCACGCCGATCTGGGGCGTCTCCCTCGAGGAGTACCTGGAGAAGTGCGACCCGTGGCCGCTGAACCCGAACGGCGAGATCCTGCTGGGCGTGAAGCTGGAGAGCCCCGAGGGCGTCGCCAACGCCGAGGAGATCCTCTCAGTACCGGGCCTGGGCTTCGCGGAGATGGGCCCCGGCGACCTCAGCTTCTCGCTGGGCTACAAGACGATGCAGCGCAACCCGTACCCGAAGGAGATGCAGGAGGCCCGGGACAAGATCTTCGGCCTCTGCCGCAAGTATGGCATCGCGTTCCTCGAAGGCGCGCCGACGCCGGAGCTGACCCGCGCCAAGATCGACGAGGGCGTGCGGGTGATCTCCGGCCACAGCGAGGAGAACGCCAGGATCGGCCGGGCGCACTCGAAGCGCACGATGCCCGTCTGACCTGAAGGTCATGGGTCGTGGATCGAGGGTCGTGGAAGAGGTTCCCACGACCCTCGATCCACGACCTGCCACCCTCATCAGTCGTCGTTCTGGATCGTGCCGGTGCCGCTGGGCACTGAGATCGTTGCGCCGGTCGCGGTCGTCAGGTTGACCTGGAACGTCTCGTCAGGCTCGGGGATCGCGTCGCCGATCA from Chloroflexota bacterium encodes:
- a CDS encoding MFS transporter is translated as MQAASLGAAPSGSNGVKKFGWLGVLVLCAALGLHNGSRMSPIPLIEEFRLRYGVDYAGVGAAIGAYTLAYAFAQLVAGIAADRLGNVKLIRAGLLTMALGSGIFAVANSYPLGVAGRALMGVAGGLLYVPSLSYLFNAFGRADRGKAMGLAQSGIGAGIVLSILLMPPFYLALGLTGAYAVYPTIAIVLLFGLTLFVPDAEVEAKKATGSVRALIRNRDFWLLFMGFAFIGMLAQTAVMSWTPTYLRREFGFGVAEAGMAGAAISAGLMVFSPIFGVLADRWGSRLRVMMAGSLLGMAGFLLLLLTHDAWLVILAGMLVSAGMAATIPMQIVYAGERFAAVGAGTAVAIINTGGQLSQSLDGPFYGTLLDFGLGFQTIWLVATVLGIVRIVAVALLTEERHQSSSAAPMRSARR